The Coffea arabica cultivar ET-39 chromosome 4e, Coffea Arabica ET-39 HiFi, whole genome shotgun sequence genome includes a window with the following:
- the LOC113741986 gene encoding uncharacterized protein isoform X3 yields the protein MDASFQSGNRSPKPTNNSVSTSQFKPSSDNVQSSATSLPTKGKKRERGDQASDPVKRERSLKPDDSDSGLYKSESFLKSEIAKMTEKGGVVDSESVEKLVLLMQPDKVDKKLDLISRSMLAGVVAATDKLDCLNRFVQLKGLTVFDEWLQDVHKGKIGDSSDKSAEDFLLVLLRALDKLPVNLLALQTCNIGRSVNHLRSHKNLEIQKKARGLVDTWKKRVEAEMNMIDANTGSTQATSWPSKSRLPEAHGGRSSGGSGDVALKSSVTQLSASKTMSIKVSQVETAGKSASPSPGAIKSASSPASGKDSQPRITTGSTSDIPLSTREEKSSSSSQSHNYSQSFSGKEDARTSTAGSMSVNKISSGGSRHRKSVNGFPGTLVSGSQKETGSSRNSSIHRTTAQEKFVAMGEKVFETSVVDGATPKLIVKLPNRGRSPAQSVSGGSFEDPSIMSSRASSPVVSDKHEPSERTKEKADAGRANVISDVNAESWQSNDFKDLHTGSDEGDGSPTAVPEEDRSRPPEDGTKVPEVPKAASSSSGNDLKSGKLHDASFSSMNALIESCVKYSEASTPVSIGDDVGMNLLASVAAGEMYKSDSLTPADSPQECSPPVEEISNGEDAKSKSSPQETLVRERCEPNDVDGDDLKRGKSASSWSKDGICLSKQASLHSTGDRKAAAASSEEILQATTDRYSEMNEKYDDILVSSSLSPTTKVAKDRDLDSGKQSSEEKGVEVKLSVLSSTEDVKPKAEVPSNPSMEIDCKKDSNEMSNNVVLTEQKPQSEELPATGSIKDLASENVDSCKVREADEDPGDSGVNQSDGATLDPKTNMISTSEDKNLDGLSSDATDQKTDCLKANSEKMEVAEPHAFGTCALKEEPTVGSKEVVGDVDFKEAKKSDAEVAELEERVSTVVGATSLTSVHAADMDSKMNFDLNEGLVSDDGKYGEPTNLSTVNVVNSLTTTVSMLSSSIPASITVAAALKGPFVPPVDLLRNRGELGWKGSAATSAFRPAEPRKVLQLALGSANVCPPDDSTGKTSRPPLDIDLNVPDERLLEDMACRDSSAEIGSNPDHSVNLDRSRNELTGSAPGRMSGGLDLDLNRVDDANDITQYPTTSIRRLEAPVVPFKSLSSSSNNEVKRDFDLNNGPGIDDGVAEQSSFTQHSRGSTQSVHSLPTLAGLRSNNLETGNFSAWFPSGTSYSSITIPSALSDRGEQPFAIIPPGAPQRLLGPPAGNPFNPDVYRGSVLSSSPAVPFAPSPFPYQMFPFGTTLPLPSATFSVGSNSFMDSSSGGRIFTPPVNSQFLGPVGAVSSQFPRPYMVSVSDGSNSGGMESNRKWSRQGLDLNAGPGVLDIEGREESLAQRQLAVGSSQALAEEQVRMFPLSGGVLKRKEPDGGWDGEGFRYKQSSWQ from the coding sequence ATGGATGCGTCCTTTCAGTCCGGCAACCGTTCtccaaaaccaacaaataattcAGTGTCTACATCACAATTTAAACCAAGTTCTGATAATGTGCAGAGTAGTGCAACTTCTCTTCCCACTAAGGGAAAGAAAAGGGAGCGTGGAGACCAGGCCTCTGACCCTGTTAAGCGAGAACGTTCTCTGAAGCCAGATGATAGTGATTCTGGCCTGTACAAATCTGAAAGCTTTTTGAAATCTGAGATTGCAAAGATGACAGAGAAGGGAGGGGTTGTAGATTCAGAATCTGTTGAGAAACTTGTCCTACTTATGCAACCAGATAAAGTGGATAAGAAGTTGGATTTAATTAGCCGTTCAATGCTTGCAGGTGTTGTAGCTGCCACTGATAAGCTTGACTGTCTTAACCGATTTGTACAGCTGAAGGGCTTGACTGTGTTTGATGAATGGCTTCAGGATGTCCATAAAGGGAAGATTGGTGATAGTAGTGATAAATCTGCTGAGGACTTTCTGTTGGTTCTACTTCGTGCTCTTGATAAGCTTCCTGTGAACCTTCTTGCCCTACAAACATGCAACATTGGCAGATCCGTTAATCATTTACGGTCACACAAAAACttggaaatccaaaagaaagcAAGGGGTTTAGTTGACACTTGGAAGAAACGAGTTGAGGCTGAAATGAATATGATTGATGCAAATACTGGTTCAACTCAGGCCACTTCGTGGCCGTCCAAATCACGCCTTCCTGAGGCTCATGGAGGCAGAAGTAGTGGTGGATCTGGTGATGTTGCCTTGAAGAGCTCGGTGACACAGCTTTCAGCATCTAAAACAATGTCAATTAAGGTTTCACAAGTGGAAACTGCTGGGAAGTCTGCATCCCCATCTCCAGGTGCAATAAAATCGGCTTCGTCGCCAGCATCAGGCAAGGATAGTCAACCGAGAATTACCACTGGTAGTACTTCTGATATTCCCTTGTCAACTAGAGAAGAGAAGAGCAGTAGTTCTAGTCAGTCTCACAATTACAGTCAATCTTTCTCAGGAAAGGAAGATGCTAGGACTTCTACTGCTGGGTCAATGAGTGTCAATAAGATCTCAAGTGGTGGCTCAAGGCACAGGAAGTCGGTGAACGGCTTCCCTGGGACATTGGTGTCTGGAAGCCAGAAAGAAACAGGATCAAGTAGAAATTCCTCAATCCACCGAACCACTGCTCAAGAGAAGTTTGTAGCAATGGGTGAAAAGGTGTTTGAGACGTCTGTTGTTGATGGGGCCACTCCCAAGTTGATAGTTAAGCTACCCAACCGGGGACGAAGTCCTGCTCAAAGTGTTAGCGGAGGATCTTTTGAAGATCCCTCTATTATGAGCAGCCGTGCTTCTTCTCCTGTGGTTTCGGATAAGCATGAACCATCTGAACGTACAAAAGAAAAGGCTGATGCAGGTCGGGCTAATGTTATTTCTGATGTGAATGCAGAATCATGGCAGAGTAATGATTTTAAAGATTTACATACTGGGTCTGATGAAGGTGATGGGTCTCCTACAGCTGTTCCTGAGGAAGACCGAAGTAGACCTCCTGAAGATGGTACAAAAGTCCCTGAGGTACCCAAAGCTGCTTCATCATCATCTGGGAATGATTTGAAGTCTGGAAAACTGCATGATGCATCTTTCAGTTCCATGAATGCATTGATCGAAAGCTGTGTAAAATATTCTGAGGCGAGCACACCCGTGTCAATCGGGGATGATGTTGGAATGAATCTTCTTGCCAGTGTTGCTGCTGGAGAAATGTACAAGTCTGACTCGCTTACACCTGCTGATTCTCCACAAGAATGCAGCCCTCCTGTGGAGGAGATTTCTAATGGTGAAGATGCCAAATCAAAATCATCACCTCAAGAAACCTTAGTACGAGAACGATGTGAGCCCAATGATGTTGATGGTGATGATCTTAAGCGGGGTAAATCTGCTAGTTCATGGTCCAAAGATGGAATATGTCTTTCCAAGCAAGCATCACTCCACTCCACTGGAGATAGGAAAGCCGCTGCTGCATCATCTGAAGAGATTTTGCAAGCAACCACAGATCGCTACTCTGAGATGAATGAAAAGtatgatgatattttggtctCCAGTTCATTGTCACCCACAACGAAGGTAGCTAAGGACAGAGATTTGGATTCTGGTAAACAATCTTCTGAGGAAAAGGGTGTTGAGGTTAAATTAAGTGTCCTTTCAAGCACTGAAGATGTAAAACCTAAAGCTGAAGTTCCATCCAATCCGTCAATGGAGATTGATTGCAAGAAAGATAGTAATGAAATGTCAAACAATGTTGTTCTCACAGAGCAGAAGCCCCAGTCCGAAGAGCTGCCAGCTACTGGATCTATTAAGGATTTAGCTTCAGAAAATGTTGACAGTTGCAAAGTTAGAGAGGCTGATGAGGATCCTGGTGATAGTGGTGTTAATCAGTCTGATGGGGCAACATTGGATCCAAAAACCAATATGATTTCAACATCTGAAGATAAAAATTTAGATGGTTTGAGTTCAGATGCGACTGACCAAAAAACTGATTGCTTAAAGGCCAATTCTGAAAAGATGGAAGTCGCTGAACCCCATGCATTTGGAACATGTGCCCTGAAAGAGGAACCTACAGTTGGGTCGAAAGAGGTGGTTGGAGACGTAGATTTTAAGGAAGCAAAGAAGTCTGATGCTGAAGTCGCTGAATTGGAGGAACGGGTATCCACTGTGGTTGGTGCTACGTCCTTAACATCTGTACATGCAGCTGATATGGATTCAAAGATGAATTTCGATTTGAATGAAGGCTTAGTTAGTGATGATGGAAAATATGGGGAACCTACCAATTTGTCAACTGTCAATGTGGTTAACTCATTAACTACTACTGTTTCCATGCTTTCCAGTAGTATTCCTGCCTCCATTACAGTTGCTGCTGCTCTCAAAGGTCCCTTTGTTCCTCCAGTTGATCTACTGAGAAATAGAGGGGAACTTGGCTGGAAGGGATCAGCTGCCACCAGTGCATTTAGACCAGCTGAGCCGAGAAAGGTTCTTCAGCTGGCTTTGGGTTCTGCAAATGTTTGTCCTCCTGATGATTCTACAGGCAAAACCAGTCGGCCTCCATTAGATATTGATCTTAATGTGCCAGATGAAAGATTGTTAGAGGATATGGCTTGTAGAGATTCAAGTGCTGAGATAGGTTCAAACCCAGACCATTCAGTTAATCTTGATAGGTCGAGGAATGAACTTACAGGTTCTGCACCTGGTCGCATGTCTGGAGGACTTGATCTCGATTTGAATAGAGTTGATGATGCTAATGATATAACACAATATCCAACAACTAGCATACGCAGATTAGAGGCTCCTGTTGTACCTTTCAAGTCATTATCGTCCAGCTCGAATAATGAGGTCAAAAGGGATTTTGACTTAAACAATGGACCTGGTATTGATGATGGTGTTGCTGAACAGTCTTCATTCACCCAGCATAGTCGGGGAAGCACGCAGTCTGTGCACTCGCTACCGACTCTTGCTGGTCTCCGCTCAAATAACCTTGAAACAGGAAACTTCTCAGCGTGGTTTCCTTCTGGGACTTCTTATTCATCAATTACTATACCTTCAGCTTTATCTGATCGAGGGGAGCAGCCTTTTGCGATCATTCCACCTGGTGCACCGCAACGACTATTGGGTCCTCCTGCTGGTAATCCTTTCAATCCTGACGTTTACCGTGGTTCAGTGTTGTCATCGTCTCCAGCAGTGCCCTTTGCACCGAGCCCGTTCCCTTACCAAATGTTCCCTTTTGGGACTACTTTACCTTTGCCATCTGCTACTTTTTCTGTTGGGTCAAACTCTTTCATGGACTCCTCATCTGGTGGAAGAATTTTTACTCCCCCTGTAAATTCACAGTTTTTAGGACCTGTTGGTGCAGTTTCATCCCAATTTCCAAGGCCTTACATGGTAAGCGTTTCTGACGGTAGCAATAGTGGAGGTATGGAGAGTAATAGGAAGTGGAGTAGGCAGGGTTTGGACCTTAATGCAGGCCCTGGTGTGTTAGATATTGAAGGCAGAGAGGAGTCATTGGCACAAAGACAACTTGCTGTTGGCAGTTCACAGGCGCTAGCAGAGGAGCAAGTGAGGATGTTTCCACTGTCTGGTGGTGTTCTGAAAAGGAAAGAGCCTGATGGAGGGTGGGATGGTGAAGGCTTCAGGTACAAGCAATCCTCCTGGCAGTGA